Below is a window of Nocardioides sp. S-1144 DNA.
CGCTCGACGTCGAGGTCGATGGTCTCGGGCGAGACGCCGGGGAGGTCGAACTCGATGACGAACTGGTCGCCCTCGCGCCAGGCGTCCATCGGCATCACCACGGGTCGGCTGGTGGTGCCGAGCAGCTGCTGGGCGAGGCGGTCGAGGTCGCGGAACGGGTCGGTGGTGCGCAGCATCATGGTGTCCTCCTCGAGGTGGTCGTGGGTATCGGCTGGGTCCGATTACCTGTATCGTTGGATACATATTTGTTGTAGCCCACGGTGCACGGCTGACGCAAGTCGCGTGCCTGAGAAGTTCCTGAGAGGTGGCGGGCGTGGCTCGACGGGAGGCGGGGGTCTTCGCGATCTCGGTGGCGGCGCGGATGGCGTCGATGGAGATCCAGAACCTGCGCGTCTACGAGCGCCGCGGCCTGGTCCAGCCCGATCGCACGGCGGGCGGGACCCGCCTGTACAACCAGGACGACGTCGACCGGCTGATCCGGATCGGCGAGCTGCTGGCCGAGGGGCTGAACATCGCCGGCATCGCCCGCGTGCTCGCCCTCGAGCACCGGCTGGACCGGCTCCAGGCGGAGAACCGGCGGCTGCGCGCCCCGGGGTCGCCCGGTCGCGACGCCTGAGGCCGCCCGGCCCGGGAGGTCCGCGGGCCAGGCGTTCGGTGGGAGGATGGCCGTCGACGAACCGACTTCCGGTTCTCGGCAATCGGAGGACTCATGCTGCGACTCGACGAGGTCGCCGCGGCGGCGGCCGGCGACGCTGGTGGGATCGACCCCGGGCTGCTCGGTGACTTCCTGCCGATCGTC
It encodes the following:
- a CDS encoding MerR family transcriptional regulator encodes the protein MARREAGVFAISVAARMASMEIQNLRVYERRGLVQPDRTAGGTRLYNQDDVDRLIRIGELLAEGLNIAGIARVLALEHRLDRLQAENRRLRAPGSPGRDA